TAGGTTTTGGCTAAAGATACCACTTTTATAAACCCAACATTTTTGAATTTGGAATAGTTATATTTTGCAAGAACAATCATCGTTAATAGATATTGAGTATGGATTTTGTATACTCTTTGTACCCTTTTCAATTTCTGATCACAATACTAgacttaattatatattaaatattaaaatttatttgTTTGTAATCTCTTGGGATTTCTTGAAGCAAAAAGTGATTCATAATTTTCttatttgaaataaataataatttgtatggttttgataatgaattgAAGAAGAAAATGTAAAAGCACCAAACTTGTTGGAGAGAGCCAAGGAAGAGGTTGAGGCAATAACCCATGCTCAGAAATCCCCTACCCATGATAAAGAAACGCATGGAACGAGTGATGACATTGATGAGAATACCCAGATAGATGAAGTCAAAGGTCCAGGTGTGTTTCAACGAATGAAAGAGGAAATTGAGGCCCTTGTCGACGCAATTTTTCCAAAGAAAGAGTCCAAAAGTGGCAAGTAATCCAATTCGCAATATTGTTACAACTTACAATGTTGATTTGGTTCTATGTATGTGTTTTTGCTTTACTTTAACAATATTATGGGAAAACATTGTAGTTTGGAATGCaattgttcttcttatttatttgATGTACTCATCCTATTCTACATGAGTAATAAATGGTTCAGTTAATTTGGTGCTATTCTTTGTTAGCTGTGTTTTAGTGTCTCAGTTTCACAGATTCTAGACCATTCATATGTAGTACAATGGCATCAGCTCCCAGCTAATCTGAGAAGCCTTTCCAGTTTCCATAATATTTTCCTTACCATTTTGTTTCTCTCATCCGTTTTCAATCAAAAATCGAGGATACCATACCAACCTATTATCTGTTACCTTATCTGAGTAAGGACAGTATTTTGCAACTCTCACTGTGTCTGAAGCCTAATTCAGATTTTGAATGACAAAGTGAGATTTCAGGGAGAGGTCTAAAACGGTCAAAAATAAAATCCATTCATTCATTAAGTCCCAGTTCTAtgttcctttttcttttttggatTTGGTGAGCTGTTCTATGATGTTGTTTATGTTCTCCCCCTCTCTTAATAACATTTATTTATCACTAAAATGACCAATGCTTTCTTTCACTCCCTCTGTAGTTTTTAGGTCTAAGAGTGACGCTGGCTGGCTGACTTGGGCAGCTGACCTACTGCTCAGCAGAGTCAGCACACCTAATTAATACCAAGTCACTGTGTTTTCTCCCACGCTAGTATCAATGCAAGGTTGAAAAATACATATGGTTTACGTTTATCTTTACAGTCTGCTGTTAGGCCTTTTTCTACACCTGCTGATGATATTTGACTTGTCATTTTTATTATAATGTCTCGGAGCAGGCcactattttattttatatttcgaTTTAGTAAAAAAATGGAACTTTGTATACAAATACAACACTTCAATTCCAAATTAGCTACTGTCACAGAGTAGCAGTGTTCATTATGCTATTACATCATTGATCACCCAATTGGAAAAAGACATAAGATTGAGGCATGCAATCCAGATTTTGTAAGTTTACTTAGCAAACTAACCAGAACAGCTCAAACTTCAATAACACAGTATTTTTTTTCGCAGTTGAGCATAACATGCTTTCTGAGTTGACTCCAAATCTTCCTACcacattgtttttttttcttcatactACAACAAATGTTTGTATTTGCCATGATTTACTATCATTCATTGAAGGTGATCATCTGGAGGTACATTGAAGCAATGAAGGCTCACCCAAATTCTTAAATGCAATCTTCTCTGTTGTATTTCCAAATGGATGGCTCAGATTAGAGGATGGTACATTAACCCCAGTGTTTCTCACACCCCCTACGAGCTGTTAAAAAGTTTGACCAAAGTACTTCATTAATACCATTAACTAACTCATTAAATTCCTTTGTACTGCTGGGTTTATCAGCCAATAGTATTGATGCTTTCTCTTAACCATCTTTATGTAAAAAGGCTCTCTGCCTCGGGATTTCTATATCCTCATATGGGAATTAAACTATCAGAAgaaacttttttattattatatgaaacaAAAAAAGCTCTGCAGTCTAGGCACCAAAGATTTATTCTGATTCAGAGATTGATAGGGTGTAGCAGGTTTCTCACAGACCCCCCAAAAAGAGTGCTATTGATCTTCAACCAAAACATCACCTCACATAAACAGATTGGCTCAAGAGCGTAAGCAGATTGGTCACAAGAGTGTTGTCAAATGAAACGAGGAAGATTTATTTTGATAAGAAATCAGAATCACTTGCTTGACAAGTAAAATCTCTCTAATCAGTTGACGTTGGCTCAAGGTAAAACTAGATAAATCTGAGGTTCCTTCCCGCTGGCCTCTTCTTGGGAAAaggattatttttctttttcttttcttggtaAGCTTCCTCACCCTTATAAATCCATGCAATGATGCATGTAATCCTGAATCAGGAATGATTTTCTCTCTTTGTTGCTCCTGATTGAGTTGACATTGAACATACCATATCATCATAATCATCATCAGCATCATCATTCCAGCTCCATACAGATGAAGGGAAGGTTTTGCTTTTTCGTAATAGCTCTGCAAGTAGTGTACTGGGTTGCTGCAACTAGCAGAGCTTTTCCACCGAGTGATGGTCTTACTATTGGTGCTCATCTATCAGGTTAAGTTGCACCATTACTTTTAATGGCATAGTTTCTTATCTATTTCTTTTTTAAATAGAAGAAACTGCCATAGTGATAGGTATGAAGAGTCTAAGACAATACATGATCTCGTTAGGCTTTAGTAAAATGTATTCTCTTTTCCTTCTTCCTTTTTCTCTGTAACCTCTTGTCTTCCTCCTTTGGCTATTGAACTCTCATCTTCCTATATATTTTATTGTAAAGTTTCTGAATTTCTTCCCTTAACTTGATCAGGTCCAGGCCAGAGCCTTCAGTCTATGAAACCAACATCAAAAgaggtataaatatatatatatattatatatatatatctccctCTCTCTGAAAGATACATTCTCAAAGTTATTTTCTTCTGTTTATTTAAAGGGTTTCAAGAACCGAAAGGAGGAGGCAGGTACGAATGAATCAGCAAAATACAAAGGGATGGGAAAAATAGGATCAAGTCCACCAAGCTGCGAGCACAAGTGTTATGGATGCGTTCCTTGTGAGGCTATACAAGTGCCAACCAACAGCAGACACAGCCACATAGGGATCCAATATGCAAATTATGAACCAGAGGATTGGAAATGCAAATGCGGACTATCATTCTATAGCCCATAATGGACAAATTAATACCCTTGTAATAAGACCAAAACTATTATCTATGATTCCATCATTGTCTCATCAACAATCTCATCTGTACAAAAATTATTAAAGTCCTTTTAATTAGATCTTTAGTGTCTCTCTTGACCCTTATGGCTAGCTCTTGCTTGGCACAAAAGTGTAGATTTCCCATGTAAAAAGGCCTCTGGAATTTGGAtttgttttttcattttcatGTCACATTTTTCTGTGTGCAACTATTTAATTATTGATGCGGTTTGAATACTATACTTCTGGATGTGGGCAGATTTACTTTTGAGTCACAAAAAACATCAATCAAAATAAAAGTTTGTCTTTGTTTAATTAATCAAAAAGGAAAAAAGGTTACATCATTTACTAGAAGAAAAATACCATATCATTTTAATCAGTCCTGTTTTAGCTAAATACCTTACTTAATTCTTTGTTttcaaaatacaaatataccaAAATTAACCAAACTCATCATTTTAGTCATTTTTTAAATATAAGACccatttacttttattttatatGATGATATACTTTGTAATTATAGTAGGCATCCATCAAGTTTTAGAAATCGAAAAATAgagtttaaaataataagttgtaAGTGGATAAAAAAATACAGCTAAGCGTACTATTGATAGTTTGAATTATGTTTTTGGCACTCTAAATTATACAAAATTTTTCAAAAACTGATGAGATGTCTGCTACAAGTACAATGTACAtcatagtaaaataaaaattgaatacaatttttttaaatgcGGAAAACAAAGCCCCTTCTCCaaaatttattatgcaattataattaaatataaatcatTTAATGATAAAATTTTCTACTAGaacattgaagaaaaagaaaaagtggAAAATGACCAAATAGGCCAAACTCGTCTATGTCTAGTTTTTCTCACTTTTGTTTAAAAAAGGTTAATTGCTCATTTGTGTTTCTTTAAAAAAACAAATCGAAGAACCCAACTCGCTTCTCCATTACCGAACTCTGCAAACTCCTCTGATCTGGAATTTCATCGAAATGGGCAGTATTTACAACAATTACGtaagtttctctctcttttctttttcagttCTGTGATTAGATTTGTTGTAAGTTTATCCGTTGTAAAGATCTATTCACCGAGTAAAAGCTTTTAAATTTTGAGCAAAAATCGTAGCTTCATGAGATGTGATTCTAAACTAAATCAATACAAAATG
This genomic interval from Humulus lupulus chromosome 8, drHumLupu1.1, whole genome shotgun sequence contains the following:
- the LOC133794496 gene encoding uncharacterized protein LOC133794496 isoform X1; translated protein: MAEPKPAPTTTSEENVKAPNLLERAKEEVEAITHAQKSPTHDKETHGTSDDIDENTQIDEVKGPGVFQRMKEEIEALVDAIFPKKESKSGK
- the LOC133794496 gene encoding uncharacterized protein LOC133794496 isoform X2; the encoded protein is MAEPKPAPTTTSENVKAPNLLERAKEEVEAITHAQKSPTHDKETHGTSDDIDENTQIDEVKGPGVFQRMKEEIEALVDAIFPKKESKSGK
- the LOC133794494 gene encoding EPIDERMAL PATTERNING FACTOR-like protein 3, whose product is MKGRFCFFVIALQVVYWVAATSRAFPPSDGLTIGAHLSGPGQSLQSMKPTSKEGFKNRKEEAGTNESAKYKGMGKIGSSPPSCEHKCYGCVPCEAIQVPTNSRHSHIGIQYANYEPEDWKCKCGLSFYSP